Genomic DNA from Niallia circulans:
TCGGTGCATCAACTGTTCCATAATCATGTGGAATGCTGCCATGGACTAACGCCTTGTATTTTCTTGTTACTGTCTTTTCAACAAGCTGGTTTACAAGACTTTCATGGGCAGCGTCGTTTTTAGCAACCATTAATAAACCTGACGTATCCTTGTCAATACGGTGGACGATTCCTGGACGCATTACGCCGTTTATTCCAGACAAATCCTTACAATGGGCCATTAACCCATTAACAAGCGTACCTGTTACGTGACCAGGAGCTGGATGAACGACCATCCCTTTCGGCTTATTGACAACAATTACATCACTGTCCTCATAATAAACTTCTAAATTCATTTCCTCAGGTAAAACGTCAAGCTCTGTCGGTTCAGGAATTTCAATTGTAACAACATCATTTAATATCCCTTTGTATTTCGTCTTAACAGTTTTGCCGTTAACCATCACATGGCCATCCTTAATCCATTGCTGCACTTGTGTGCGTGACCAGTCATTATTGATGGTAGAAATGATTTTATCTATTCTTTCACTTACTTGTTCACTCTGAATGATATGTTCCTTTTTTTCCATTTTCTTTCTCCTTCTTTGCTGCTTTTTCCTCCATTAGCATCACAATGATAAGCAATATAACACCAATTACTAAAGATGAATCTGCAATATTAAATATAGGAAAATCATAATTGAAGATATACGTATTAACGAAGTCCACTACATACTGATGTCTGATGCGATCGATAAAATTACCAATTGCTCCTCCGAGGATTAATCCTAAGGAAACTCCATACAACAGCTTGCCTTTTGCACCTTTCTGGATGAAATAAATGATGCCGACAATAACAACAGTTGTAATAATATAGAAGAATGCCATTTGGCCTTCTAAAATACCCCAAGCAGCTCCACTGTTACGATGGGATGTTATATAAAAGAAATTCTCGATTACCGTTATGCTGTCTCCGAGCTCCATCTTTGTTGCAACAAGCCATTTTGTCCATTGATCCAAGGCAATGATTATAAGTGCAATTATGTAATAAAACACTAAAGTTTCCTCCAATTCTCGAGTCTCCTTTAGCATTTTAGCATAAACTACTTAAAAACGATAGCTTGTGCCTTTTGCTAGCTGTTTTTTCTGACTTTTATCTTCTTATTTTTTATTTTTAGTGCAAGGACTTTCTGTAGTAGGATTGCATATATTCCAAGTCTTTTTTTGATTTGATGGTAGGAACCAGCTCTAATATTTCAACAGGAATCAATTCACCGGATATTTCACATGTTCCATATTGGCCATTTTCCAATCTTCGCATGGATGCTTCAACATCCAGCAGCTCTGCTTCAATATAGTGGTTTATTTTTGAAGATCTTTTTACTCTTAATGTGGCTTCTAATTCTATTTGTGTCATACGGAGTTCGGTATAAAGCTTTTCAACGTTAAGGTTCATGGCTAAATTCCTCCGTTTCTATGTTGTTACAAATAGCTTTTCCAAATAGACCAGCAAAAACCGGCTTAACTTTTTACAACCATAACAACAATTTACGGAGGTGGAAGTTTTTTTTAGTAAAAGGAAAAACTCCCTTGAATAAAAAAAAGCATTTCGGCAGATAAGCCGAAATGCTTTTTTGATTAATAATTTTCTGCTACTACACTAGCGCAACGAGCACATAATGTTGGATGTTCTTCTTTAGCACCAACATCTGTTGTTACTGTCCAGCATCTTTCACATGTTTCACCATCTGCTTTTGCCACGAGAATTGCTGCATTCTCTAATTTCACAGCATCCGCTGGCGCTTCGTCATAGCTGCCAGCTACTTCAAAGCCTGAAACGATAAACAATTGCTTTAAGCTTTCTTGAATAGAGTCAAGTAAGTTTTTACCGTCTTCATGTACATAAAGGGAAACTTTAGCCGCAAGTGATTTACCAATCACCTTTTGGTTACGCGCCTCTTCCAATGCCTTAAGAACATCATCACGCAATACCATAAACTTGCTCCATTTTTCTGTTAGTGCTGCACTGTTTTCATATTCCACATATTCTGGGAAGTCTGTCAGTTGAACACTATCTTCCTTAGCAGAAGTTATATGCTCCCAAACCTCGTCAGCAGTATGCGGAAGGATCGGTGCCATCAATTTCACTAATGAAATTAAGCTTTCATACAATACTGTTTGAATTGATCTTCTTTCTTGATTATCAGCTGCTTCAATATAAAGAACATCTTTTGAGAAATCAAGATAGAAGGAGCTTAAATCAATTGTACAGAAATTATTGATATCAGAATAAATAGTAGAAAACTCATACTTATCATAGGATTCTGTCACAGTTTTAATAAGGTTATTCAATTTAACAAGCATATATTGGTCAACTTCGCGCAAGTTTTCATAAGAAACTGCATTCTCTGCTGGATTGAAATCGGCAAGGTTTCCAAGAAGGAAACGGAAAGTGTTTCTGATCTTACGGTATCCTTCTGTTACTTGCTTCAGGATGGCATCAGATACACGCACGTCTGCTTGGAAATCAACAGAAGCTACCCATAAACGCAGGATGTCTGCACCAAGTGTATTCATTACTTTCGCTGGAACCATAACATTACCAAGGGATTTACTCATTTTTCTGCCTTCACCATCAAGAACAAACCCGTGGCTAAGCACGCCTTTATATGGTGCTTTTCCTGTTACAGCAACTGCTGTGGACAAGGAAGAGTTAAACCAGCCGCGATATTGGTCAGATCCTTCAAGATAAAGGTCTGCTGGTCTTTGTAAATCATCTCTTTCCTCTAAAACAGACTGATGGGAAGAACCAGAATCAAACCATACATCCATAATATCTGTTTCTTTCGTAAAGTTGCCGTTAGGGCTTCCAGGATGTTCAAAACCTTCTGGTAGTAGTTCATTTGCACTTCTTTCAAACCAGATGTTTGAACCATGTTCCCTGAACAAATTAGAGATATGTTCGATTGTTGCATCTGTAATAATGCTGTCGCCGTTTTCCGCATAAAACACAGGAATTGGAACACCCCATGCACGCTGTCTGGAAATACACCAGTCACCGCGGTCACGAACCATATTGTACAATCTTGTTTCGCCCCATGCAGGAACCCATTTTGTTTCCTTAACAGCATCAAGTAAATCTTGTCTGAAATCTTTAATAGATGCAAACCATTGCGCTGTTGCACGGAAGATAACTGGTTTTTTCGTTCTCCAGTCATGTGGGTATGAGTGTGTAATGAATTTCAACTTCAATAAAGCTCCCGCTTCTTGTAATGCTTCTGTGATTGGTTTGTTTGCTTTATCATAGAATAAACCTTCAAATCCTGGAGCCTCGTCTGTCATAACACCTTTGTCATCAACTGGGCAAAGAACGTCAAGGTTATACTTTTGACCAACAATAAAGTCATCCTCACCATGACCAGGTGCAGTATGAACACAGCCAGTACCAGCATCTGTTGTAACATGCTCACCAAGCATTACTAAAGATTCACGGTTGTATAACGGGTGAAGTGCTTTAATGTATTCTAATTCAGAACCTTGTACCTCTTGAATAACAGTTGCTTCTTCCCACTCTACTTCTGTTTTCACAGCTTCAAGCAAGTCTTTAGCTACTAAATATTTATTGCCTTTTTCTTTAACTACAACATACGTTAAGTCAGGATGAACCGAGATACCTAAGTTAGCAGGAATTGTCCATGGTGTTGTTGTCCAAATAACAATTTGTACATCTTCTGCAAGCACATCTTTGCCATCCTTTACTTTGAAGCCAACATAAATTGATGGTGATTGCTTGTCTTGATATTCAATTTCCGCCTCTGCTAAAGCAGATTCACTTGTTGGAGACCAGTATACCGGCTTTTTCCCTTTGTAAATATAGCCTTTTTTCGCCATTTCCCCGAATACTTTAATTTGTTGTGCTTCATAAGCAGGATTAAGTGTGATATACGGGTTTTCCCAATCAGCACGAACACCCAGACGTCTGAATTGTTCTCTTTGGCTGTCAATTTGACCAAGCGCATATTCTTCACAAAGCTTACGGAACTCAGCGATTGTCATTTCTTTACGTTTAACACCTTTGTTTGTTAATGCTTGCTCAATTGGCAATCCATGTGTATCCCAACCAGGAACATATGGTGCTTGGAACCCAGTCATAGACTTAAAGCGCACGATAAAGTCCTTAAGGATTTTATTCAATGCATGCCCGATATGGATATCACCGTTTGCATATGGTGGTCCATCATGCAAAACAAACAGGGGACGCCCGCTTGTGCGTTCTTGTACTTTTTCATAAATATTCATTTCATTCCATTTTGATTGAATGTCAGGCTCACGATTTGGCAAGTTTCCTCTCATTGGAAATGCCGTTTTTGGCATGAGCAGTGTTTCTTTATATTCCATTGATAAATCCTCCAATAAATAATCTAAATTCATGCTAACGTTTTAGGAAAAGGTTAAAAAAACATAAAAAACCCCCTCATCCCAAAAAGGGACGAGAAGGTTTAAGACTCCCGCGGTACCACCCTTATAGATAGAAAAACTATCCACTTAAGCATTTTATAACGGCAATGAACCGCCTTTTCTTACTGAATTTCAGAAAAGGACTCAAGGGTGATATTCCAATTTCCGCTTATGCCAGGCTTCCACCATCCCCCGGCTCTCTATTTATAAGCAAACAGCAATTGTACTGTCCCTATCAACGTACACATGAATATTGTTTTGTGTAAAAATTATAGGCTATTTTCAGATGCTTAGTCAAGCTATCTAGAATTATTTCGTTGAGTTCAGCTCAGATGCATCCAACTCATATTCCAGCAGATGATCCCAATCATCATTGTTCAGCAAATCAAGCTGTGCTTCAATTAGCATTTTAAAGCGTGTACGGAACACTTTTGACTGCTTTTTAAGCTCTTCAATTTCAAGGGCAATCTTTCTTGCCTTAGAAAGTGATTCATTAATGATACGGTCCGCATTTTTTTCTGCTTCCTTAATGATC
This window encodes:
- the lspA gene encoding signal peptidase II, producing the protein MLKETRELEETLVFYYIIALIIIALDQWTKWLVATKMELGDSITVIENFFYITSHRNSGAAWGILEGQMAFFYIITTVVIVGIIYFIQKGAKGKLLYGVSLGLILGGAIGNFIDRIRHQYVVDFVNTYIFNYDFPIFNIADSSLVIGVILLIIVMLMEEKAAKKEKENGKKGTYHSE
- the ileS gene encoding isoleucine--tRNA ligase; translated protein: MEYKETLLMPKTAFPMRGNLPNREPDIQSKWNEMNIYEKVQERTSGRPLFVLHDGPPYANGDIHIGHALNKILKDFIVRFKSMTGFQAPYVPGWDTHGLPIEQALTNKGVKRKEMTIAEFRKLCEEYALGQIDSQREQFRRLGVRADWENPYITLNPAYEAQQIKVFGEMAKKGYIYKGKKPVYWSPTSESALAEAEIEYQDKQSPSIYVGFKVKDGKDVLAEDVQIVIWTTTPWTIPANLGISVHPDLTYVVVKEKGNKYLVAKDLLEAVKTEVEWEEATVIQEVQGSELEYIKALHPLYNRESLVMLGEHVTTDAGTGCVHTAPGHGEDDFIVGQKYNLDVLCPVDDKGVMTDEAPGFEGLFYDKANKPITEALQEAGALLKLKFITHSYPHDWRTKKPVIFRATAQWFASIKDFRQDLLDAVKETKWVPAWGETRLYNMVRDRGDWCISRQRAWGVPIPVFYAENGDSIITDATIEHISNLFREHGSNIWFERSANELLPEGFEHPGSPNGNFTKETDIMDVWFDSGSSHQSVLEERDDLQRPADLYLEGSDQYRGWFNSSLSTAVAVTGKAPYKGVLSHGFVLDGEGRKMSKSLGNVMVPAKVMNTLGADILRLWVASVDFQADVRVSDAILKQVTEGYRKIRNTFRFLLGNLADFNPAENAVSYENLREVDQYMLVKLNNLIKTVTESYDKYEFSTIYSDINNFCTIDLSSFYLDFSKDVLYIEAADNQERRSIQTVLYESLISLVKLMAPILPHTADEVWEHITSAKEDSVQLTDFPEYVEYENSAALTEKWSKFMVLRDDVLKALEEARNQKVIGKSLAAKVSLYVHEDGKNLLDSIQESLKQLFIVSGFEVAGSYDEAPADAVKLENAAILVAKADGETCERCWTVTTDVGAKEEHPTLCARCASVVAENY
- a CDS encoding RluA family pseudouridine synthase, coding for MEKKEHIIQSEQVSERIDKIISTINNDWSRTQVQQWIKDGHVMVNGKTVKTKYKGILNDVVTIEIPEPTELDVLPEEMNLEVYYEDSDVIVVNKPKGMVVHPAPGHVTGTLVNGLMAHCKDLSGINGVMRPGIVHRIDKDTSGLLMVAKNDAAHESLVNQLVEKTVTRKYKALVHGSIPHDYGTVDAPIGRDTKDRQKMAVVDRGKNAVTHFHVLERMEDFSFIECQLETGRTHQIRVHMKYIGFPLAGDPKYGPKKTLDIGGQALHAGILGFNHPRTGEYIEFEAPLPSYFEELIDNIRNNR